In Erpetoichthys calabaricus chromosome 6, fErpCal1.3, whole genome shotgun sequence, one genomic interval encodes:
- the fastkd3 gene encoding FAST kinase domain-containing protein 3, mitochondrial, which produces MFQRVTLSAQKFRSLQDSQRAVQCIIAMHGKAGQKSLCNTLSLNDSKHREFTSYRDLQKMYLSSLVGHTYFDSGAVCLHNSVSDKFSKEAVAVDEKIFINQLSNCMSSKQVLRLLDTLELIPNVIATVALQRIADLEHDAAFSNTSALMNSNSFKVLCFQLEKKSTCLADTSLVTALRACTQLCVDPWSTFVVRLISESQERLDRGLMSIKNLCSLGESMLALEGPGCVMVKQIMEQIKKHDLELWTPEDITMVYKLFQSGVGEGGQYQDLLNSMSTFTRTISFKMTPTSISQILHTLVVLNQTQAMPLVLSLCKHSVRKVADFSDDELVQVLGALIHFGQSDSYFTEALERHIPKKVFTMHPEAVSKVMQYCSRRRILSPPIFDTVAESFVYKADTFSTSQIARQIMPFGKLNYLPPNAGELFRKVEGVLRDRFSQFQPRTLLNLLHACTLIERFPVNFLAKVFSPYFLQQVEAQGTGLDRTVLAQLTQLFMTMKLECPFYEGPHLHSKYWVKSFLSPAGQSMESPVDGYLYNMVKNALVDLLGARIYFASRVLTPYCYTLDVEIKLDEEGYVLPATYHDEVCQRIAVCIDGQNRFCSNSQNLLGKEAIKQRHLKLLGYEIVQIPFYEFENLNGKEEAMQYLHKKIFPHSYRHSW; this is translated from the exons ATGTTCCAGAGAGTAACTCTTAGTGCCCAAAAGTTTAGGTCATTACAGGACTCGCAGAGAGCAGTACAGTGCATTATTGCTATGCATGGAAAAGCTGGTCAGAAAAGTCTATGCAACACATTGAGCctcaatgactcaaaacacagagAGTTCACATCTTACAGAGACCTGCAAAAGATGTATTTATCAAGCCTTGTGGGGCACACCTACTTTGACAGTGGTGCAGTCTGTCTACACAATAGTGTGTCTGACAAATTCAGCAAAGAGGCTGTAGCTGtagatgaaaaaatatttataaatcagCTGAGTAATTGTATGTCTTCAAAGCAGGTTTTGAGGCTTCTTGATACTTTGGAACTCATCCCTAATGTAATTGCTACCGTGGCTCTCCAGAGAATAGCTGATTTGGAGCATGATGCTGCATTCAGTAACACATCAGCCTTGATGAACAGCAATTCTTTTAAAGTACTGTGCTTTCAGTTGGAAAAAAAGTCGACGTGTCTTGCGGATACTTCATTGGTTACTGCCTTGAGAGCCTGCACCCAGCTATGTGTGGATCCATGGAGTACTTTTGTGGTGCGCTTGATCTCTGAGAGCCAGGAAAGGTTAGACAGAGGGTTGATGTCTATCAAGAATCTATGCAGCTTAGGGGAGTCTATGTTGGCTTTGGAGGGCCCAGGCTGTGTAATGGTAAAACAGATCATggagcaaataaaaaaacatgaccTTGAACTATGGACTCCTGAGGATATTACCATGGTATATAAGTTGTTCCAGTctggagttggagaaggtggtCAATATCAAGACCTTTTGAACTCAATGAGCACTTTTACCAGAACTATATCTTTCAAGATGACTCCCACATCTATAAGTCAGATATTACACACACTGGTTGTCCTCAACCAAACGCAAGCCATGCCTTTAGTTTTAAGCCTTTGCAAACATTCTGTCAGGAAAGTTGCTGATTTCTCTGATGATGAACTAGTCCAGGTATTGGGAGCATTAATTCATTTTGGGCAGAGTGATAGTTATTTCACAGAAGCCCTGGAGCGTCATATTCCAAAGAAGGTTTTCACCATGCATCCTGAAGCTGTCAGCAAAGTAATGCAATACTGCAGTCGGAGACGGATCCTTTCACCTCCAATCTTTGACACAGTGGCAGAGAGTTTTGTTTATAAAGCTGACACTTTCAGCACCAGCCAAATTGCTCGACAAATCATGCCATTTGGGAAGCTCAATTATTTACCTCCAAATGCTGGGGAACTGTTTCGGAAAGTGGAAGGTGTTCTCCGTGACCGTTTCTCCCAGTTTCAGCCTCGCACACTCTTGAATCTGCTCCATGCCTGCACGCTTATTGAAAGATTTCCTGTTAACTTCCTTGCCAAGGTCTTCAGTCCCTACTTTCTTCAGCAGGTGGAGG CTCAAGGTACTGGACTAGATAGAACTGTGCTTGCTCAGCTGACACAGCTTTTCATGACAATGAAACTGGAATGTCCTTTCTATGAG GGTCCACATCTTCACTCCAAGTACTGGGTAAAGTCCTTTTTGAGCCCTGCTGGTCAATCTATGGAGAGCCCTGTAGATGGATATCTTTATAACATGGTGAAAAATGCACTTGTCGATCTTCTTGGAGCTAGAATATATTTTGCTTCACGTGTTCTGACACCATACTGCTACACTTTAG ATGTGGAAATAAAGTTAGACGAAGAAGGTTATGTGCTGCCAGCTACATACCATGATGAAGTCTGTCAAAG GATAGCTGTGTGCATTGATGGGCAGAACAGATTTTGTTCCAACAGTCAAAATTTGTTGGGTAAGGAGGCAATTAAGCAACGGCATCTGAAGCTGCTGGGCTATGAAATTGTGCAG ATACCATTCTATGAATTTGAAAATCTGAATGGCAAAGAAGAGGCGATGCAGTATCTCCATAAGAAGATCTTTCCCCACAGTTACAGACACAGTTGGTAA